The Litoribrevibacter albus genome includes a window with the following:
- the thpR gene encoding RNA 2',3'-cyclic phosphodiesterase, with protein MSVLFLGIELSSDIQHRLSQYSPAQTRHIRPVSPELFHITLHYLGEVPKERVLASLNSHSSVQDIPGFDVRIHSLGAFGRKTQPAVLWAGVEPIMPFQRLHTALCPIVEDCGVEVDSRPYHPHITLARGRWQSRRTQEDDQSIVTFFDQSLEVMPLTVSSFVLFESKLTEQGRAYPVIQRYDLA; from the coding sequence ATGTCAGTGTTGTTTCTTGGTATTGAGTTGTCTTCCGACATTCAACATCGATTAAGTCAATATTCTCCGGCGCAAACCCGGCACATTCGACCTGTGTCTCCAGAATTGTTTCATATCACCCTACATTACCTAGGCGAGGTTCCTAAAGAGCGGGTTCTGGCCTCATTGAATTCTCATAGCTCGGTTCAGGATATCCCCGGGTTTGACGTCCGTATTCATTCTTTAGGTGCGTTTGGTCGTAAGACTCAACCGGCTGTTTTATGGGCGGGTGTCGAGCCGATTATGCCTTTTCAACGACTGCATACGGCGCTTTGCCCGATTGTTGAAGACTGTGGTGTGGAGGTGGATTCACGGCCTTATCACCCTCACATAACGCTGGCCCGGGGAAGGTGGCAATCGCGTAGAACTCAAGAAGATGATCAGTCCATCGTTACTTTCTTTGATCAGTCGTTAGAGGTCATGCCATTGACTGTGTCGTCTTTTGTCTTATTTGAAAGCAAATTGACGGAGCAGGGCCGTGCTTACCCCGTCATTCAACGATATGATTTGGCTTAA
- a CDS encoding DUF2182 domain-containing protein — MDFKLLKERDLNTWLTLITLLIFILASWVYMVFFMTMNMSPVEQWRYSDLLMLFVMWAVMMAGMMLPSATPVVMLVDRMNRQRLSRHTAYTRTVYFVAGYLLVWAFYSVIMTLLQWWLHRWAMLSPMMTSASEGLSAALLIVAGIYQWSPLKLRCLNFCRSPLSILSTHWKEGISGALQLGIKHGQYCLGCCWFLMALLFVTGVMNLKWILILTIVVLIEKAITKGVWLSRILGGVLVIAGGWMLVP; from the coding sequence TTGGATTTCAAGTTGCTCAAAGAGCGTGATCTGAATACCTGGCTTACGTTAATCACGCTCTTGATCTTTATTCTCGCCAGTTGGGTTTATATGGTCTTTTTTATGACCATGAACATGTCGCCTGTAGAGCAGTGGCGTTATTCCGACTTACTGATGTTGTTCGTAATGTGGGCCGTGATGATGGCTGGGATGATGTTGCCTTCTGCCACCCCAGTGGTGATGCTGGTGGATCGCATGAACCGACAACGGCTGTCGCGCCACACTGCGTATACCCGAACCGTGTATTTTGTGGCTGGTTATCTGCTGGTGTGGGCGTTTTACAGTGTCATCATGACCTTATTGCAGTGGTGGTTACATCGTTGGGCAATGCTCTCTCCGATGATGACCAGCGCCAGTGAAGGGCTCAGCGCGGCCTTGTTGATTGTGGCGGGCATCTATCAATGGTCGCCACTCAAACTACGATGTCTTAATTTTTGTCGCTCGCCCTTGAGCATTCTCTCAACGCACTGGAAGGAGGGGATAAGCGGCGCACTTCAGCTGGGCATTAAACACGGTCAGTATTGTTTGGGCTGTTGTTGGTTTTTGATGGCATTGCTGTTTGTCACAGGAGTGATGAATCTTAAATGGATTCTGATTCTAACCATTGTTGTGTTGATCGAAAAAGCGATCACTAAAGGCGTGTGGTTAAGTCGGATATTAGGTGGTGTGTTGGTTATCGCTGGTGGGTGGATGTTGGTGCCCTAG
- a CDS encoding DUF1326 domain-containing protein, with translation MSGENKWSLSMHQIECCNCSHGCGCQFGGFPDSADGSCQAILGFLIINGQFNDLDLSGLKMVFAAMWPKAIHEGNGKGVLFIDSTATAEQVTALATIMSGQAGGMPVEAIAGTFTEFDGPIQAPISMVVDDKRSSFSIEGVLEVEHTPLMNPVTGEEQNVHITFPDGGFMWDDGNIGESKAMSIKHGGIAFEHVGHFAAKAVSNWSN, from the coding sequence ATGTCTGGTGAAAATAAGTGGTCATTGTCGATGCACCAGATTGAGTGCTGCAACTGTAGTCATGGTTGTGGTTGTCAGTTTGGTGGATTCCCTGACAGTGCGGACGGAAGCTGTCAGGCAATTCTTGGTTTCCTGATTATCAATGGGCAATTTAATGACTTGGATTTGTCCGGTCTGAAGATGGTCTTTGCGGCGATGTGGCCCAAAGCCATTCATGAAGGCAATGGTAAAGGGGTGTTGTTCATTGATTCTACGGCGACTGCCGAACAGGTAACGGCCCTGGCGACCATTATGTCTGGTCAGGCGGGCGGTATGCCGGTTGAAGCCATTGCCGGAACGTTTACCGAATTTGATGGGCCAATTCAGGCGCCAATTAGTATGGTGGTGGATGACAAACGCTCGTCGTTTTCTATCGAAGGCGTGTTAGAGGTTGAGCACACGCCACTGATGAACCCTGTGACGGGAGAGGAGCAAAACGTTCATATTACCTTCCCAGATGGCGGTTTCATGTGGGACGACGGTAACATCGGTGAATCCAAAGCCATGTCGATCAAGCATGGTGGAATTGCCTTTGAACATGTGGGGCATTTCGCCGCCAAAGCGGTTTCTAATTGGAGTAACTAG
- a CDS encoding DUF4124 domain-containing protein — translation MKIFIKLMLLAVVGAVVAPMFLKGPDGKPIMDVTDFAPSASSESAYVSASETSSKLTTVYKWKDENGQWHFSDNQAQGSNHETLKYNPNANVIQSLQMPEEPEYAEAMPGGRPLYAANVLTTSSKKKEEDLDLEGLEPEAVKRIKRALASSNNGKGNANANNTDGVSGISLTTIPLSEIPKLIEDAKNVQALLDKRNEQLEEAISKTVR, via the coding sequence ATGAAAATATTCATTAAGCTGATGTTATTAGCAGTGGTTGGTGCAGTCGTCGCGCCGATGTTTCTTAAGGGACCTGACGGTAAACCCATTATGGACGTCACAGATTTTGCCCCCTCTGCCTCGTCTGAATCAGCCTATGTCTCAGCCTCTGAAACCTCGTCCAAGCTAACCACCGTCTATAAGTGGAAAGACGAAAACGGCCAATGGCACTTCTCGGATAACCAAGCTCAAGGTTCAAATCACGAAACCCTGAAATACAATCCTAACGCCAATGTAATTCAGTCTCTTCAAATGCCTGAAGAACCGGAATACGCAGAGGCTATGCCTGGGGGAAGACCTCTATACGCGGCCAATGTGCTAACGACGTCTTCCAAAAAGAAAGAAGAAGATCTTGATTTAGAAGGGCTGGAACCAGAAGCAGTCAAACGAATTAAACGAGCTCTTGCCTCGAGTAATAATGGCAAGGGCAATGCGAATGCCAACAACACCGACGGCGTCTCAGGCATTAGTCTAACCACAATACCGCTGTCTGAGATACCTAAGCTGATTGAAGATGCCAAGAACGTCCAAGCGCTTCTGGATAAACGAAATGAACAATTAGAAGAAGCGATCAGTAAGACAGTACGATAA
- a CDS encoding LNS2 domain-containing protein, whose translation MLKKLLPIVASGALALSAVTNVSANDTPLCTDFNNLDNAPYFYYPDKDGFRYFWNKWLSADIPFHMGHDTIIGEGQTATVIGKFDYGAVAHKDLEFEYVKAYVYGGEMSDWQYIGKYKTNSDGKIYVDVDGLDAGHYQVKMVVVGDLSEANSYITVVKPGTKAVVFDIDETLTTSDLEQVLDYTGIEAADARGGAAELVNNYVAKGYHPLFITARTYWYAKGTRHWLSDHLDVPEATLRTTLSNETGLFQTAEYKAAVLEEVKAAGLDVVRAYGNATTDIEGFSQGGVPLEEIYIVGKNAGAMGSQAIEGEDYWSHLYSVVEDTPDSGCAR comes from the coding sequence ATGTTGAAAAAACTATTACCTATCGTCGCCTCTGGCGCATTGGCCCTAAGTGCTGTAACAAACGTTTCAGCAAACGATACGCCGCTGTGTACCGACTTTAACAACCTGGATAACGCACCGTATTTCTACTATCCAGACAAAGACGGTTTCCGTTATTTCTGGAACAAATGGTTATCAGCAGACATCCCTTTCCACATGGGCCATGACACCATTATTGGTGAAGGCCAAACAGCCACTGTGATCGGTAAATTCGACTACGGCGCAGTAGCACATAAGGATCTGGAATTTGAATACGTTAAAGCCTATGTCTACGGCGGCGAAATGTCCGACTGGCAATACATTGGCAAATACAAAACCAACAGCGACGGTAAAATCTACGTGGACGTAGACGGATTAGACGCAGGCCACTATCAAGTGAAAATGGTTGTAGTGGGAGATCTGTCAGAAGCCAACTCATACATCACCGTTGTGAAGCCTGGCACCAAGGCAGTTGTCTTTGATATCGACGAAACCCTGACCACCAGCGACCTTGAACAAGTCCTTGATTACACGGGCATCGAAGCCGCTGATGCTCGTGGTGGTGCAGCTGAGCTAGTGAACAACTACGTTGCAAAAGGCTACCACCCGCTGTTCATTACCGCTCGTACTTACTGGTACGCCAAAGGCACACGTCACTGGTTGAGCGACCACCTAGACGTACCTGAAGCGACCCTTCGCACCACGCTTAGCAACGAAACCGGATTATTCCAAACGGCGGAATACAAAGCTGCAGTGTTAGAAGAAGTAAAAGCGGCTGGCCTGGACGTTGTTCGTGCCTATGGTAATGCAACCACCGACATCGAAGGCTTCAGCCAAGGCGGCGTACCTTTAGAAGAAATCTACATCGTAGGTAAAAACGCTGGCGCAATGGGCTCACAAGCCATCGAAGGGGAAGACTACTGGTCGCACCTTTACAGTGTGGTAGAAGACACGCCGGATAGCGGATGTGCGCGTTAA
- a CDS encoding RluA family pseudouridine synthase translates to MAQDAHFSFIISANQADQPLLECLLPCIPYLTAEQWQRLLDQQLITVDNQVITENVVVHEGQQIAYTVPDYQEAEVDTRWQLLWHNNEIAAIHKPANLPVNRTTRNVYNTLIQLLRRESPWPDAHLLHRLDLETSGVILIAQNNDIAKRYQSKLESLIKRKIYRAVVYGTPPWSELEFECDLNTIEDSPIRSQMHVVDTGQGKPSKTRFTLLKSQGEFSLIQCELFTGRKHQIRAQLAHLGHPILGDKIYSNNGEFYLKRIDKTLTEFDHQKLGPSHHLLHAYELHLHNLWEENGKDIVIRDELFSEEFLFR, encoded by the coding sequence ATGGCTCAAGACGCGCACTTTTCATTCATCATTTCAGCAAATCAAGCCGATCAACCTCTACTTGAATGCCTGCTGCCATGCATCCCCTATTTGACAGCTGAACAATGGCAGAGACTTTTAGATCAGCAATTGATTACAGTGGATAACCAAGTCATTACCGAAAATGTTGTGGTTCATGAAGGTCAGCAAATTGCCTATACCGTCCCTGATTATCAAGAAGCCGAAGTGGATACGCGCTGGCAACTGCTGTGGCACAACAATGAAATTGCCGCCATTCATAAACCCGCCAACTTGCCAGTTAATCGCACCACCCGAAACGTCTACAACACCTTAATTCAGCTACTTCGTCGAGAAAGCCCCTGGCCTGATGCCCACTTACTTCATAGATTGGATTTGGAAACCTCCGGCGTGATTTTGATCGCCCAAAACAACGACATTGCCAAGCGTTATCAATCAAAGTTGGAATCATTGATCAAACGGAAAATCTACCGCGCCGTGGTTTACGGCACACCCCCGTGGAGCGAGCTGGAATTTGAATGCGACCTCAACACCATCGAAGACAGCCCAATTCGCAGCCAAATGCACGTAGTAGACACTGGGCAAGGCAAGCCCAGCAAAACCCGATTTACCTTGCTGAAATCACAGGGTGAGTTTTCCCTCATCCAATGCGAACTCTTTACCGGCCGGAAGCACCAAATCCGTGCTCAGCTGGCTCACCTAGGGCACCCAATTCTCGGTGACAAAATCTACAGCAATAACGGCGAGTTTTACCTCAAACGAATCGACAAAACTCTTACCGAATTCGACCATCAAAAGCTAGGCCCAAGTCATCACCTGCTTCATGCTTACGAGCTGCATTTGCATAATCTTTGGGAAGAAAACGGAAAGGATATTGTGATAAGAGATGAACTGTTTTCTGAGGAGTTTTTGTTCAGGTAA
- a CDS encoding GNAT family N-acetyltransferase — MQNTYTIKTMNQQEVALAVEWAAQEGWNPGLHDAECYHAADPNGFLIGYLNDEPIATISAVKYNDDFGFIGFYIVKPEYRGKGYGIQIWNAALEYLKGANVALDGVVAQQENYKKSGFKLAYSNIRYEGLGGGNAPEEANIVELASLPFDTIETYDQPFFPAKRSNFLKGWINQPDSHALGIMNDGQLAGYGVIRECREGYKIGPLLADSSELAESLFLALKSKLNTTDTVYLDTPEVNQAAVSLAERHGMQVSFETARMYTGETPNIPLDRLFGVTSFEIG; from the coding sequence ATGCAAAACACCTACACCATCAAAACGATGAACCAACAAGAAGTAGCGCTTGCTGTGGAATGGGCAGCACAAGAAGGGTGGAATCCTGGCCTTCACGATGCCGAGTGTTATCACGCCGCAGACCCAAACGGGTTTCTTATTGGCTATCTGAACGATGAACCGATTGCGACTATTTCCGCAGTGAAATACAACGATGACTTCGGTTTTATTGGCTTCTACATTGTTAAGCCAGAGTATCGCGGGAAAGGCTACGGTATTCAGATTTGGAATGCAGCACTTGAGTATCTTAAAGGGGCAAACGTTGCTCTGGATGGTGTCGTCGCTCAGCAAGAGAATTACAAAAAGTCAGGTTTCAAACTCGCCTACAGTAACATTCGATACGAAGGCTTAGGTGGTGGGAATGCGCCTGAAGAGGCCAACATCGTGGAACTGGCTTCCCTCCCCTTCGATACCATCGAAACTTACGATCAGCCGTTTTTCCCAGCCAAACGATCTAACTTCTTAAAAGGTTGGATTAACCAACCAGACAGCCATGCTTTGGGTATCATGAATGATGGACAACTGGCGGGTTATGGTGTGATTCGTGAATGTCGCGAGGGCTATAAAATCGGGCCACTGTTGGCAGACAGTTCGGAACTGGCGGAGTCGCTTTTTCTTGCATTGAAATCAAAACTAAACACAACAGACACTGTCTATCTGGATACACCAGAGGTTAACCAAGCCGCCGTATCACTGGCAGAACGCCACGGCATGCAAGTGTCATTTGAGACGGCAAGAATGTATACGGGCGAAACTCCAAACATCCCACTGGATCGGTTGTTTGGTGTTACCTCATTTGAGATTGGGTAA
- a CDS encoding acetyltransferase, translating into MNIQAVTKDNYQELIEVWEASVRATHDFLPEDNIAELKPLILQHYFDAVDLRCVKNGDDKILGFIGVSDSNIEMLFVDPAHIGQSIGRKLTEFAIENLHATKVDVNEQNPKAIGFYERLGFTQTGRSELDGQGNPFPLIHMTLRED; encoded by the coding sequence ATGAACATCCAAGCAGTAACCAAAGACAACTACCAAGAACTCATTGAGGTTTGGGAAGCCTCGGTCAGAGCGACACACGATTTCCTACCGGAAGACAACATTGCAGAACTCAAACCACTTATCCTCCAACACTACTTTGATGCAGTAGACTTGCGTTGCGTTAAAAACGGCGACGACAAAATTCTAGGCTTCATTGGCGTTAGTGATTCAAACATTGAAATGTTGTTCGTCGATCCGGCTCACATAGGCCAATCCATCGGGCGAAAGCTCACTGAGTTTGCCATTGAAAACCTGCACGCCACGAAGGTGGATGTGAACGAACAAAACCCAAAAGCCATCGGCTTTTACGAGCGTCTGGGCTTTACTCAAACCGGCCGTTCGGAATTGGACGGCCAAGGTAATCCATTCCCGTTAATACATATGACATTGAGAGAAGATTAA